TGGCAAAAGACCTTTCGCGGTTCCTCGACTCGCTCGCCCTGGAGCATTCGCTCCCCAGGACGATACTCTACAACCTCAACAGCAAGGATAATAAGGTGCTCGGCAGCATGCTCGGTAATTTCCAGGACGGCTCGATACCGGGGAAGATACAATTCGGCTCCGCATGGTGGTTCCTCGATACGAAAAAGGGCATGGAGGAGCAGATCGATGCGCTTTCGGAGCTCGGCCTCCTCTCGCGCTTCGTCGGCATGCTCACCGATTCAAGGAGCTTCCTCTCGTATCCGCGGCACGAATACTTCCGCCGCATACTCTGCAACAAGATCGGCGTCGAGGTCGATGCCGGAGAGCTGCCCGCCGACTGGGAATCCCTCGGGGCCATGATCGGGGATATATCGTATACGAACGCAAAGAACTACTTCGGCATACCGCTCGTTTTTTGACTTTTACCGGAACTTTGTTTATAATGTGCCCGCATTCGGTAAATGATGGAGTGATCGCATGGCGAAAAAGACCATCCTTGTCATTGATGACGAAAAGAACATCCGCACGCTCTTCGAGGATGAATTCCGCGAAGACGGGTTCGATGTCATCGCAACCGATGACGGGCATGAGGCGCTCAGGCTCATAGAGCAGAAAAAGGTCGATCTCATCACCCTCGACATCAAGATGCCGAAGATGGACGGCATCGAATTCCTCGGGAAAGTGCGCGAAAGACACAAGCACCTGCCCATCATCATCTGCACCGCCTACGATAATTACCGACAGGAGTTCTCCGTATGGAGCGCCGACGGGTATGTCCTCAAATCCGCCGATATGTCAGAGATAAAAGAAAAGATCCACAAGATCATAGGATAACATGTGCCGCAACTACGAAAAGACATCATCACCGAACGCTGGGTCATCATCTCCGACGAACGCAAGGACCGCCCGCGCGAATACGTGTCCGAGCATAAGCGAGCGGAGGATTTCTTCTGCCCGTTCTGCCCGGGGAACGAATCAAAAACACCCCCCGCAATAGAGGAGTATCCCGGCGCCGACGGCACATGGTCAATTCGCGTCGTCAACAACAAATACCCCGTATTGGTGCACGGGGATGATATCGGCCACGACCGCGACTCGCTCTATGAATCGATGAACGGCATCGGCGAGCATGAGATAATCATAGAGAATCCGAGCCATGATTTCTCGCCCTACTCGGCGGACGCGGCATCCATGGCGAAGATATATCAGGTGGCGGCCGGGCGGCTCCTGGCGCTGTCGAAGATAGAGCATCTGCGCTACGCCATGTGTTTCAAGAACTTCAAGGCGGGCGCCGGCGCAACGCTCTCCCATCCGCATTCACAGATCATCGCCATGCCCATAGTGCCGAAGACGATATGGGAAGAGCTCATGGGTTCGAAGGATTACTTCGACCGCCGCGGCGAATGCGTCTACTGCTCCATCATCGCTGAAGAGGCGATGCGCAAGGAGCGCGTGATAACCGAGAACAAGACCATGATAGCCATTTCCCCGTATGCAAGCATTACGCCCTTCGAGGTGTGGATACTTCCGAAGGGCCATCGATCGGATTTCCACGCCATCGATGAAGCGCTTGCCGCGGATATCGGCGAGATCGTCTGCGACGTGTACCGCCGGCTTAAGGCCGTCATCGGTGAAGCGCCGTTCAACAGCTTCCTGCACACATCGCCGTTCCGTTTCCCGCTCACGAGCTTCGGG
This is a stretch of genomic DNA from Spirochaetota bacterium. It encodes these proteins:
- a CDS encoding response regulator, which produces MAKKTILVIDDEKNIRTLFEDEFREDGFDVIATDDGHEALRLIEQKKVDLITLDIKMPKMDGIEFLGKVRERHKHLPIIICTAYDNYRQEFSVWSADGYVLKSADMSEIKEKIHKIIG
- a CDS encoding galactose-1-phosphate uridylyltransferase, with protein sequence MPQLRKDIITERWVIISDERKDRPREYVSEHKRAEDFFCPFCPGNESKTPPAIEEYPGADGTWSIRVVNNKYPVLVHGDDIGHDRDSLYESMNGIGEHEIIIENPSHDFSPYSADAASMAKIYQVAAGRLLALSKIEHLRYAMCFKNFKAGAGATLSHPHSQIIAMPIVPKTIWEELMGSKDYFDRRGECVYCSIIAEEAMRKERVITENKTMIAISPYASITPFEVWILPKGHRSDFHAIDEALAADIGEIVCDVYRRLKAVIGEAPFNSFLHTSPFRFPLTSFGKYFHWHLEIEPKHGAIAGFELGSGFHINPYSPEECTRLLRDC